Part of the Candidatus Nitrospira nitrificans genome is shown below.
AAAGCTGTGGAGCCGAAAATCCGCCGCTCGCGTCACCTTGTGAAACTGAAGCCCCATTCGATTCCCTTGGACCCATCGGACCTCCGCCTCTTCGACCGGAAGTGACTGCGGCTGATCCGGGAGGATCAGCCGCATCTGTAGTGTCGTCCCCTTTGGAATGGTATCGGCACATTCGATCGCGCAACCGAACACCGTCAGGTTCATGACTGTTCCTTCCGCGATCGTTTCCGCATCGGAAAACATCACGGGGTACTGCATGACAAGCGGGACGCGATAGTGATGGCGTTGATGCGGGTGTGTGGATTCCACGGTGGCCCAGTGTAGTCGGCCTCGCGCGGAAGAATGAATCCCCCTTTCGCGGGGACGGTATGGCTCCTCCTGAGTTGCCCGAGTCTTATTGGCCGTGAGGGTGCGTCTATTTAGGCGGAGTAGTGCTTATTGAGGTGTTCGCGCTGGAACTGGATGATATGTCGGATCAGCAGTTCTCGATCCGCATTGGCCATCCTTATGAAGCGGCCATGGAGGCGATATGTATTGAGCGGGTAGGTGATGGGATCCACACGCAATACCTCAAGGGAGG
Proteins encoded:
- a CDS encoding PilZ domain-containing protein, whose amino-acid sequence is MESTHPHQRHHYRVPLVMQYPVMFSDAETIAEGTVMNLTVFGCAIECADTIPKGTTLQMRLILPDQPQSLPVEEAEVRWVQGNRMGLQFHKVTRAADFRLHSFVWDRMVERLHAITQEERSAS